Proteins co-encoded in one Oreochromis aureus strain Israel breed Guangdong linkage group 3, ZZ_aureus, whole genome shotgun sequence genomic window:
- the LOC116316648 gene encoding uncharacterized protein LOC116316648, protein MNSLTVLFILSLSSASTGLKEIDVQADRNAQLECQGPKKAKLVLLEWKRLDLLSDGYVFFYRDGHLHKTFQHPTFRDRVELRDPQMKNGNMSIILYNTTIKDTGTYECRIIAQNIRDSSSPTFEIKHEIKLTVVPPGHTQEVTAPRDEENEENKDVGNEDERDGGFIGLAGGLLALVVIVIVVFSYNVFSSSSCCKHKSSET, encoded by the exons ATGAATTCTCTCACTGTCCTTTTCATTTTGTCTCTGAGTTCAGCATCTACAG GCTTGAAAGAGATAGATGTGCAGGCAGACAGGAACGCCCAGCTGGAGTGTCAGGGTCCTAAAAAAGCCAAACTTGTCCTGTTAGAGTGGAAAAGACTTGATCTACTGTCGGATGGATACGTCTTCTTCTACCGAGATGGTCATCTACATAAAACCTTCCAGCATCCGACTTTTAGAGATCGAGTGGAACTGAGAGATCCACAGATGAAAAATGGGAACATGTCCATCATTTTGTACAACACCACAATTAAAGACACTGGAACGTATGAGTGCCGTATCATCGCACAAAACATAAGAGACAGTAGCAGCCCTACCTTTGAGATCAAGCATGAAATCAAGCTGACagttgttcctccag gtcacacACAAGAGGTCACAGCGCCTagagatgaagaaaatgagGAGAATAAGGACGTGGGGAACGAGGATGAAAGAGATGGAGGATTTATTGGACTGGCAGGTGGTCTGTTAGCTTTGGTGGTGATTGTTATTGTCGTGTTCTCTTACAATGtgttttcctcttcctcctgttgTAAACACAAAAGTAGCGAAACATAA